The region GCACTTCTAGCGAAGTGGCTCTATGGCCACACGCCGCGCAATGCATGACGGGCCGAAGAGGGGCCTGAGGGGGTGCTCCCGCCGCCGGTTAGGTCCTTCCGCTCGCTTCTCTGGCCGCCGCGCCCCCGACCCGCGGCGCCTCCGAACGGCGCGGCCCGGCGCTACCCCGCGGCGCGCACTCACTTCTTCAGCTCCGGCGGGTGCGCTTTGCTCATCCTGCCTCTTCCAAGACGACCGCCTGTCGAAGCGTCTACAGGTCTCCGCTGCGCTGGGACGTCACCACGGCGCGCACTTAACTGCCCAATCACCAGGCGCCTCGAGCGCAGGCGCAACAGCAAAGGACGGCCGAACCGACTAACTCGGAGTCCGCCCAAAGGCTCGCGAAAGGCGGGGCCATTCGGCCCTAGCCACCAATCCCCAAGCTCTCCGCTTTCTTTTTAAGTCGCACACTGGCGCTCGCGTTTCCCGCGCCACGTGCCTCCGCGAATTCCTCTTTGCTCGCCCGTATTCTTCCGCAGCGGCGCTCTCAGCCCTCGGCAGATGCTGGGTGATTGCCGTTTCTCTGCTAGGCTGCCGGGAGAAAAAGGGCCGCTGCCAGCGAGGGAGGCCGGTTGCAACGCCCCTCCCGGCATGTTGgaccttctcccccccacccccaacttgaaaacttttaagacttgtgggcttcaattcccagaattcctcagccagctggctggggaattctgggaattgaaatccacaagtcctaaagttcccaagtttggacatcctTGGTGTAGTTCCAAGCACTAGAGGCTCCCCTGGCAGTTTCCCCTCCTGATGTCTCTTGGACTCCTCtgggggagaggggagcaggcaGAGCCAGGCGGCTTTCCTGGAGACCTTTTCCAAGCAGGACTACCTTTCCCTCCTCTTGAAGGGGCCAGAAAGGACCTCCAGTTACCCTTTTGAGAAGCAAAGGCCCGCGACTCTCCTCCACTAGGGTATTCAGGATGGGAAAACCAAACAGGACTGGTCTCCCATTAGGAGGAAAGAACAAACATTGGCTGGCTTCACTCAGGCTGCTGAACTAAGCTAAAATGGCATCAATTCAGGCAGGTCACTTGCCCCTTCcacaaatccaaaataaattatttctctaCACAATGAcagacaaaaaacaacaacattgtggcaaaagaaatggACTGAAACACTTAGGACCCAATGGGGGAGTTGCATGTTGGACGGAGGTTGCTGCTGAATTGATGGTAGATTCCACTCCCATCCCCTTGCTTTGTTCTTCACCCAtccatcttttttataataatgatgtatttttatttttcaatgtttcatatttttattttacatgtaTGTACATACCCAATCAGATTATGATGTATTCATTCAACTGTTTGCTGTACTAAGCCTGTTGTGATTAGCCTATCGGTATATAAATAGCCCTTCTTTAGGCTAGCCTCGGCTACCTCCAATACCATAGTAAATAATTAGtgctttaacaaaaaaaaatgtatctcagacatattcaagaagtttcttcagcactaGGTTACGATCCACTAAAAAGAGGTGGCAATCTAGGCAATCCTGGCTGATCCCCAGAAAGGATCAGACCAGGCTAGTACCTCAATGGAGGCGGCTGCAGAGCCCTGGTTGAAAAATATCCTGGAAGCCGTGGCAAGTCACTTCCTGCCCTAACAGCTGTGCAAGGGAATGACTTGGAATTCACTGGACACTGTGAGGTCTTCCAACATCATGGCAATTGAattcattttatattaatctagAAATTGCTGAAATCAGAATGCAGCCCATAGAAAATTCAGGCAACAAGGGTTTAATCATTTAAAGTGTATTTAATCACATCTTTAGAAAATAATATTCAAAGAGATGGAAAAAACAGGGATGGCCATTTTTTCTTGAAATCAACATTGGGATCTTAAGCTGGCTGCTGATCAATATTTTTCCAACGTAtgtaatattttctattttactAACAAGATACAAGATTCCTAAGCAGCAACCCCAATATCCAAAGGTTCTGTGGATTATGGATCCACTGTGGATTGGAGCAGTGCACAATTGTCCAAGTCTAGGCAATCTGCACAGTACTTAAGACACTTAGAAGCAATGCAACCCTGACTCAGGGAATTCTCTTGACTTTCCAGAGATCACTGCAGATAAATGGGGCCAGAGAAATAGGATGTGCATTAAATAAACATGTTCTGCACAAACAGAACATTTACCTTTTGTGACTGTGAAGCATTTAGGCATATTTTTATCTTTCTGAAATACAGATCACTATAAGTTTAGTGGAGTCACCAGCATTCCCTGGTTTTTGAAGTCTCTGGGGAGGAAATTCAATTTCTTCCCCAAATCCAGCCAAGTTTCTTTTCCATTCAGCCAGAGCTGAGCTACCACTTGACTCTACAGCCAGGAGCAAAGAACTAAACGCAGAGTAGTAACAGGCAGAGCTCAAGTAATGGAATGCTGGAGCCTTAAGGTGTGTGCCATGACCATCCCTGTGTCAGAAAATTGACTTAGGTGAGAGAAACCGATCAGAAAATGCCGCTCCCTGTGTTAATATTGCAGCTCTATTTCCACACCTAACTTTTCTGCCCCTTCACAATCAGTGGGACTATTCTAGGTCACAAAGCCTTAAGCACCATGACAATTCGCTCCATTAAACTGTGGAATAATCACTTTTGTCAATCACTCACCAGCGTTTCCTTTCCTCTCATATATGCACTATCCCTATTTATTCTGCCCTCACATCCAGCAATGAAGAGAGGGGACCATTCTTTCCAGCTCACTTTTCCAAGCAAGAAACCCTAACGGTGCCCTGAGAATAGCCAATAAGGTTACTCGGCCAAATACAGAAATTCCACtacttcaaggttctactcaccacctataaagcgctccatggtagtggatctggctatttgagagaccgccttctgccaattacctccctgcgtcccatcagatcgcatagagttggcctccgtattccatccgccagtcagtgccgactggcaactactcggaggagagccttttctgttgcggctccgacactatggaacaatctccccgtggagattcgtaccctcaccaccgtccaggccttccgcacagccctcaagaactggctagcccgtcaggcctggggataagtttacttttgcccctcccgaatgttgagtgaatgttgagttttactatttaaattacttttgtgcacatttctttttgtattgtcctacactccctttccttttgactgtaagccgccctgagtcccctcagagaaaagggcggcctataaatgtctaataaatacaaaaatacaaatacaaattctcCATATCGAAATGAACACAGACCAAAGGCAAATAATGTGAAACTCCActagattttaaaaatttaataaacattTGTTTGGGAGTGACTAAAAAGGCCTCACAGATTTTGACAGCAAAGTTCACATTTTGATGTGGCATTTTTAAACCGCCTTACAATCTTCATTTCTGACTCACTCGACAAACTTAAGCAGTACAGCTTTCCAGATTCCGATGGCTCCTTTCCTGCTTGAATCTCTCGTCTTGAGTGGGTGGCAAAACATGCCAGCCGCCAGTGACAAAACCCTGCTTAGATCTCGCCCAGACTTGGATACGCACACAAGTGCATGTTCCCCTACTCAGGACGTATTAAGACGCACAAATCCATATCTGCTGcctagacaaagaaaaaaaaaccctgtctgATTTGGATGAAAGCACAAATAGAAGCTCCCAGCAGCTTTGGGGAATTCAAAAGGTTTAATATTGTATCTTCTGTCACTCAATTACATCACAAGACCCAGAGCAAACCTCTCTCTTTGAGCAGGATTTTAGGAATAGCCATTTTGTGTCTTTATAGAGCACCTGTGGTATTAATTTGAACCGGCCTAAATGAATCTGCCCTGCTAAGACAACAAGCGAATAAACTTTAGGGTTGATAACAAAGCACCTCCTCACCTCTCCTTCTCCATGATCAGCACAAGGGTCGGGAGAGTGGGTCAAAACAAGTCAGGGTAATTTCCTGGGCTTCTGAGCCAAGGAAAACCCAACCACCCATTTCCCATACTGACAACTTTGCTCGGGGCCTTTCTCCCACGAGGTCAGGCGCATCCTAGGCCACCTGACCCTGGAGAAAGCGCCCGACCTATTCCCACTCTTGTTTCCTAGTTTCACTGAGTTCACGGCCCCCTTCCTAGCCAGACCTGGGTTTGTGCACAGGGGTGGGATTACTGAGCGATGCCAGCCAAGCTCTCCTTCATCTTCTTGGTCATGCTGGGGATGAGGTGAACGTGGTCATCCACACACTTCATCACACAGGTCTCCAGCTGCAGCTTCACCTGTGATTCTTTGCTCCCCGAGTCCAAGGCATCCTTGGCTTTGTCGTTGCAGTGCATTGTGCAGCGAGAGAGGCGGCTCTGTGGGTGGAAAACAGAGAAGTGGGCACAGGGGAGCCCAGCCAGAAGGCTCCCTGCAAAGGGTCTCTCGTCCTCACGCAACAGGAAGATAGACTGATTCCGGATCCCTGAAAGGAGAGGCTCCCTTGGAATTCAGGGTTGGGGGAACTTTGGGGTGCGGCCCAAGCCCCCCCCAAGGGGCAATGATGCAAGGACTCTGCTGCCAGCCCTTTATTCAGCAGGGCTGCTCCTAAGGCCCCGAAGGACGCCCAGGGAAAGCAGAGCAAGGCAGGAGGGCGGCCGGGACAGCCCAGTCCAGCCTCTGCCTCTTTTTATGCCTGACAGACACCCACAAACACCCCCGCCCGAACTTTGACCCCACTGACCACCAGGGGCCCACCAGCCTTTGGGCGCTCCGGCCAAAGAGGCCCGCAGAGACCCAGGGGCGGGGGAGAGCCGAGGCGAGGCCCAGCCGGGGTCCTTGGGGGAGCGGCCATCCCTTCCcgaggcctggggggggggggtctgtggcGGCCAGAGGGGCTCACCTGGAAGCGCTCCAGCTCCTGCGTGACCAGGGCCTGGGCCTGGGCCAGCGGCGCGTGGCAGCGCTCGATGCACTGGTGCACCTGCTGCATGGAGGCCCGCGGGTTCTCGCAGCACGTGGCGCTGCAGCGGAACATCAGGCCCtgcaggcagggaaggagggaaggagaggcagCGGCGCCCCTGTCAGGCCTCGCAAGGACGGgcagccgccgccaccaccacccccgccaaGACCGAAGGAGGGTAGCGCTGCGGGGCCCCGGCCAGGCCTCCCGCCCGGCTCCAGCGCCGGAGGGGCGGCCGCGTGGTTCGGCCGGCGCCCGCTCCCCCCGGAAGAGCCGCGCCCGCCCGCCGCCAACCTGCATCTTTCGGATGTGCTCCCGCTCCAGGCCCTGCACCATGCCGTCGATGGCCTCCTGCACCCGCAGCTGCTGAGCCTCCGCCATGCCGGACGGGGAGCGCAGCCGAGACCCCccgccctcctccccccctcctcccccccccctccgagccGCCGCTGCAGAGGACGGGAGGGGCCCCCGCGCCAGCCCCGCCCCGgctggggggaggaagggggagtcgGCCCCGCCCCAAAtggaagccccgccccttccgcAGGAGCCAGGTGatgcttgcgggggggggggaaggtcccGTGGGCGGCCCCCCTCCAGCAGTCACGGGGGCTGTTCCGCCTTTTGTCTGGACTGGTATAGAGTCGCCTGTTTgaggggggtttggactagaagacctctaaggtcccctccagctctttCTCATTCCGATTAGCGGACGTTGACCTGTGGGGGAGGgcaggagaaaaaccacaaggGGAGGGTGGGGCTggcgctgctatcatgtctccctcagTTCTTCTCATTAAAGTAGACttttccagttcctgcaactgtccttCAGTAGGTTTTAGCCCACAAcagctccctaatcatctttgctgcttttcTGGCACTCTTAGGATTTGAGGGTCTTTTTTGCATTGCAATATAATCATGAATTAATGCTGATTTGTATTGTAATGTAATCATATCATGATTACATCACAATTATTTCATGATTATCTCATGGGATGTAATCATGAAACAGTCATTAGTCAAATCACACCAACAAAGAGTTCCCTCTTTTATTTGTGCAGAAGTTTAGCTACAGTTTGACTTTTTTGTCCTTCCCTTTGTAGCCTGTTTTCCACCTTGGTTTTATTTCTCCTTTGGCCTCCAATGGAGTTTCAGATTGCACTAGCTGGTTGATGATTGCCTAAGTGATTGTTTTGAAATGTCTAGTTTTCTTCATTGAGTCAGAGTGTGTGTAATAAATAAAGAGCTACACAATGCATAGCCCCTGTGTACCATTTGCTTACAAGTAAATCCTGCTCAGCAAACAATTTGGTGCTTGAAGGGAAGGCTGTTTGGAAGGAATGGCAATTGTAAAGCAAGCACAATCTGGAAAGGCCTCTCTTTGGGAGGTTTCCTGTAAGTTTGTCCCCTTCCTTAACCTCAGGCTGAAATCTGCAACAGTTGGCCTACCCAACCGGTCTGTTGTGAGGATTGCCTAAATCAAGCAGGAGTACTTTATAAACCTGAAGTACATGCTAAGTATTATGTCAAAGAACTTAAATTAACAGGATGGAACCTAAACTGGAAGAGAAGTCTCTTTCTTGCAAGACTAAGGGATGGTTGCTGCTGAAAAGACACATTATGTCTTCAAAGTGCCTCTTGCAGACATTAACTCATTTATAATTCTTGCAAAATTGCCATCCTGGCCAAATACAATTTGCAGCAGCCAAGAGTTCAGAATAGATGGTAGTGTCCCCACAACTGAGCCAGTATGTGCAACGAGGGGTCAAGAGGTTCAGGAAAGCCCAGATAGACGGAGCACATGACACCCTGGAAGGAAGCTGAGGCCACATCTCGCTCTGGTTTGAGAGAGCCATTGatggactttctttgaagatcTTGGCCTGGTTGCCCAGCCACATTTACTTCTCCTGAATGAACAATGGCCCCACTCAGGGCCGGAGGTTGGGCTCCAGTCCAGGCAAGAGGGCCAGCGCTGAAGTCCGCATCCCTGGGGTGACAGCCAATGCGCCTCTCTCCACGCCAGTCCTCAGTGGGGCACCGGGCTTATGGAAAGTGCCCAGGTGAAGCCTTTCTGGAGCTGCTACCTGCTGAAAATCTGAAACTCACTGCTGTGTTTCCTTCTTCTAAATAGAATCTAAATAGAATCAGGGCTCTTTGTAGCCTTTTCGCAGCCTAAATAAGAAGCGCAGCTcctgaaaaataatgacaatcatCTCCAAGTTTCTGAAAATAGATCAAGGTGAGCTCCAGCTTGATGGAACCATGTCAAGAAAAtaattgtgtttctttgtttTATCTGTCTCCATGGGTGATCTCCCCAAAGGCTGGAGAGAGAAATTCTGAAAAGTAGATGCACACTGCTGTTGTTTCCAGCTGAGATGGTGAAGGGCTCGTTCATGATGCTGTGAAGCTGTTGGACTAGGGCTGGGGGAGACCAGATCTGGGATCCAAGACCAGATTCTCCCCTCACCCATGGAAGCTCCCGAGAGGACTCTAGACAGTCACTCTCCCTAAtctaccttacagggttgttgttgggaaaagcAGGAGGAGGGAGCATTATATCTACCGCATAGACATCACGTATATCTCTAACTTCTGTAACATTAAGACAGGGCAAACACGCCAGTCTCTGATTGGTTCCTAGAGAGCTCTGGTTGGAAAGGAAATCAGGGTCTTCTCCCCAGGGTCCCCTGCAAGCAGCTGTCCTGGGTGATGGACCCTGGGTCTCCAGGAGGGAGGCTGCCTACTTGCAATGGGAATGGGAGGAAAGATTTCCAACCAGGAATCCCAACTGGAAGCAGATGCCAGGCTCCCCTCCCTCAGCTTAAACTGAAGGAAGAAAGCTGCTTCAACTGTTCCACAGGTGCCTCATGAGCCCTCATGGCCGTGCATGCCTGAGCAGCAAAAGCTCCCTCCTTTGGGGAGCGAAGAAAAGGGGACTGAGTGGGGCCGGCAGTGGCGGAGCGGGGGAGCCCTTCTGCTCTGCCCTTGGCACAAACGGAGGATGACGGCTGCTTTTCTCAGCTCCAGCCTCCCACCATGAAGCCAAAAGCATTTCTGCAGATTTCTCTCCACCTCAACCTGCTCTGCTGGGGGTGGCAAACAACTGGAAGGCCTCTGAGGTCGCCTTCACCCACTTACCTAAGATGCTCCACAGGGGCTGAGAACAGGATCCTTTCTCCTGGGAAGGAATTGGGGCCAACCATCACCAAGGGGTTTCAGCAGGGGGAGCCACATACAAGGTTTTGTCCCGGAAATAAGGATTTTGGATCTGTCCCTTCAAGTATGCTGCAATGTTTTGGTTTTACTTTGGAAGCTTCCTTGGTTTCTTTGCCAGCAAGTCCTTCTGTGGCTCTGGATGTCCGACTTCTTCTGAGGTCCTTGACCAGCGCTT is a window of Thamnophis elegans isolate rThaEle1 chromosome 13, rThaEle1.pri, whole genome shotgun sequence DNA encoding:
- the FAM136A gene encoding protein FAM136A, with translation MAEAQQLRVQEAIDGMVQGLEREHIRKMQGLMFRCSATCCENPRASMQQVHQCIERCHAPLAQAQALVTQELERFQSRLSRCTMHCNDKAKDALDSGSKESQVKLQLETCVMKCVDDHVHLIPSMTKKMKESLAGIAQ